The genomic region AGCGGCAACTGACTTTCTCAATTTCAAGACTATAGGATCATAATGAACAAGAAGGCGATCATCGGCATTCTAATAGCCATCGTTGCGGTCGGATTCGGCTGGACGATCTATCACAATCCGGCGCGCAAGGCACAGGTGATGCCGGTTCCCGGTCAATCAACCAGCAAAGCGAGCGCCGATGCGGTGATGGCTATTGCCGCCAAACTCCACTGTCCGGATAGTTGCTGTGTCGGCAAAGAGATCACCGTTGCCGAGAGCAAGTGCGCATCGTCAGCCGATATTCGAGAGTCTATCCGGATGATGCTTGACGCCGGGCTATCGCAGGATGGCGTCGTAATGCACCTCGCGATGATGGGCGTTGAAGTGCCAGGCGGGTCGGTGGCGATGCCGCCGGGTCATCCCCCGATGGACGGCTCGGCTATGCCTGGTGAATCACACGAGCATCACGAGCACGACGGACACGATCACGGCAGCGAGCCGCCGGCCAAGAAGGAACTTCCAGAAGGTCACCCCAAGTTGCCCGAAGGCCATCCTTCGGTGGGGAATTAGGCGCTATGCTGCTCACGGATAGAGTCGCACTCATCACCGGTGCCGGTCGAGGCATTGGTGCGGCCATAGCGCGCCGGTTTGCCGCCGAAGGCGCCGTCGCGATCTGCGCTGACATCAAGCCCGAGTGGGTGGGTGAGGTGGCGGAAGATATCCGGTCTGCTGGAGGCAGGTCGGAAGCATTGGCTTTCGATGTCGCCGATAAGGCTCAGGTCGATGCCGCGGTGGACGACATCGCAAAGCGCCACGACCGGCTCGACGTCTTGATTAACAATGCGGGCATCACGCGGGACAATCTCTCACTGCGGATGAGCGAGGAGGAGTGGGATTCGGTCATCCGGGTCAATCTGCGCGGGACCTGGATTCCTTCGCAAGCGGTGATCCGGCCGATGCGCAAACGACGTTGGGGGCGTATCGTCAACACCTCGTCGGTGGCGTCGCTCGGCAATCCAGGGCAGGTGAACTACTCCACCACCAAGGCCGGCGTGATAGGGCTGACCCGCACTCTGGCATTGGAACTGGCCAAATCGGGTATCAACGTCAACTGCGTTGCGCCGGGAGCCATAATGACCCCGATGTTCGAAGCGGTCGCTGAAGAGACCCGCGCCAAGTACATCGAACGCATCCCGCTCAACCGGTTCGGCGATCCCAATGACGTTGCAAATGCGCATCTCTTCTTCTGCAGTTCGCTGGCCGACTACATCACCGGGCAGGTGCTCTTCGTCGATGGCGGGATTAGCGTGGGGATGTAAACCAGGTTGGCCAACTGGATTCCCGCCTATGCGGGAACGACGCTCCATTTCGCCGAATATTCCATACTTGTCATTAGTCAAATACAAGGTATGATCGGATCTAAGAAACTTCCGGTGATAGCCGTCAGTCTGACTCTGATGGCATTATCAGCAAAGGCAATGCCTGCCGGTTCGCTGCTTTTCCAGGGCGAAAGCCGTCATTTGCGCAGCGTCCGGATGCTGACCAGCGGCGGCGAGAATGCCGAAGCCTACTTCAGCCCCGACGGCAAACAGATCGTCTGGCAGGGCCGGTGGCAGGAGAATTATCCGGCCGACCAGATTTGGACGATGCCCGCTGAAGGCGGCACGCCGACGCTCGTTTCGACGGGCTTCGGCAAGACGACCTGCGCCTTTTTCATTCCCGGGACGAACCGGATCGTCTATGGCTCGACGCACGGCTTTTCGAAAGAGCCTCCGGCCGATCCGGATCGCGCGGCCGGTTATGTCTGGGGGCTTGATGAGTATGACATCTATACCGTCAACCTGGACGGCACCGACCTCCGGCAGTTGACGAACGAGCCGGGCTACGATGCCGAGAGCGCCGTCTCGCCGGACGGAAAGCAGATCGTCTTCACGTCGGTGCGCAACGGCGACCTCGACATCTACGCGATGGACACGGACGGGGGAAATGTCCGGCAATTGACGACGACGCTGGGCTATGACGGCGGGCCCTTCTTTACACCCGATGGGAAGTGGATCGTGTTCCGCAGCCACCTGCCCAAAACGGATGCCGAAATCGCGCGCTACAAGGACCTGCTCGCGCGCAAGATGGTGATGCCGCTGCGGTTTGAGATTCAGATCATGCGCCCGGACGGGAGCGAGCGGCGGGCCGTAACGAGCCTCGGAGCGGCGTCGTGGGCGCCCTATATGCACCCGGATGGCAAGCGGATCATTTTCTGCTCGAATTGGGCCGACTCGACCTGGCGGCAGGAGGGACGAATGCCGAACTTTGACCTTTACCTTATCAACCTCGACGGAACAGGCCTCGAGCGCGTAACCTACGGGCCTGAGTTCGACGGGTTTCCGATGTTCTCGAACGATGGGAAGAAACTGATCTGGTGCTCGAACCGGTTCGGGCCGCATCCGCACTCGACGAACATCTTCGTGTCGGAGTGGGGGGAGGAGCGGAAGAGTGATTAATGCCCATGGCAATGGCAGGGGTGTGCAGCGGAAAAATCGTCACATCGTCACAAATCATGCGTATCTGATGGCAGGGAGCAGAGTTAAGGCGTGACGGAAGTGGTGATGCTGATGGTGATGCTGATGATGATGCTGATTATCTGGTCATTACTACCCGCCGGGTCGTGACGCCTGTTGCGCCTTGCAGCGAGAGCAGATACTGCCCCGAAGGGAGGGCGCCGGAGTCGAGGCGGAACTGTTGGGGTCCGAAAGGCATATAACCCTCCTTTAAGAGCATCACCTCGCTGCCGCGGGAGTCATAGAGCCGCATCGTCCACCAGCCGGGATGGGGGAGGTTGTAGTAGATGGAGAGGTAGGAGTTGAAGGGGTTGGGAAAGGGGGAAAGGGTTAAGGCGTAGGGGCGAATTCCGATTCGCCCGTCGTCGTCGGGGACGGCGAGAGGAACGCCGCGACCGGATAGGGTGACCGTGAGCGAATCGGTGATCCCGCGCTCGGTACCGGTGTAAATTCGCAGTAACCCGGTGTAACGCTCTTCAGAGGGAGGGTGGAAGAAGACCTGCACCGTCGTCGAATCGCCCGGATAGATGCGCCATGAGGTGTCGGCAAGGTCGAAAGAGTATGCTTCCCCGCCCTCGATCATCTCCCCTCGATGCACCATCCCAAAGCGGGGGGCGATGTTGCGCAGTTGCAGTTCCCAGACGGCGGTCGAGTCGAGCGCCACGTCGCGGAAGTTGTATATTCTGGCAGATGGCTCGAAGACCACCGGCTCGAACGCCAGCGGGTCAGGAGCGGTCTTGATTAGAGCGATGCAACTTCCATGAAGATCCCGGTCGAAATCAGTGTAATTAATCGTTGCTCCCAAAGCATAGGAAAAATTGGGCAATTCGATGATTCGAGTAATTCCATAATCTCCACCTCGGTTCCCTCCGCACCTCATACTCCATTGCACTTCACCATCACGATCTACTTTCAATAACCAACTATTTCGGTTGCCTCCTAAAGAGCCATTTGATCCCCCGAGTAGGAATCCCCGATCAATTGAGGCGTAAGATATAGTTCGCAATGCGGCTTCACCAAGTTCGTCGTAAGGGCGCGACCAGCGTCTATTGCCATTATAATCGACATTGAGAAGGTAGAAACGGGTGATCTCCCCCGGCCCAATCCTGCCCGAGAGACCGCCTGCTACATATCCCCCGGGAACTTCGACAACTTCAGTTAGCCCTTCGCTGACATCAGGTTCATATTCTCGCATCCAAAGTGAATCACCATCTGCAGATACCTTCAAGAGAAGCGCATTATACCCGCGATCAAAAGTCCCTCTTTGTGCGGCAATAACAATGTTTTCTTCCGAATCGATACATAATCCCCAGCCGTATTCGGATCTATCTGTGCCGTAAGAAGTTATCCAGATGATCTCGCCATTCTCGTTAATTTTGACCACCAGAACATCACCGCCGTTCACTCGACGAGTGCCGGCAAGAATATACTCTTGATCTCCAAATTTCTTGATTCCCCAGAAATCTCGCGCATTCCAGTCACTGAAATTCATCTCCCATACTATCTCACCTTCGTCATCAATGCGTAAGATGTGTGCAAAACCATTCCATTCACCAGCAAGCAGATATCCGCCATCACCATGCCCAACGGTTCCACAGTATGCAGACTGAATTCCCACTTCATTAAAGACTTTTGACATTATAGTATCGCCATTAAGATCAACAACGTAAATTGCATAATCAGAAGAAATATCTCCACCACCATGACGATCACCAATCAATGCGTAGCACTGATTAGACTTCCAATCAGCGTCCCAGCAAAAATCGCTTCCCCTTCCACCCCATACGCGCTGCCAATCGACCTCGGGTTGTGCGAAGATGTCTGGTGTGTATAAGATGAGTATGAGGAGGGCGGGCAGAGCCCGCCCTCGACCTTTGGCGACTATCACTTCAACAGCACCAATTTCTGCGTGAACTCATTCCCTTTAATGTTGAGTCGGCAGAAATAGACTCCAGCCGGATGATTGTCAGCGTTCCAAACGGCATCGTAATATCCGGGCATCTTTCTGCCGCTCTCCATCACTTTAACTTCACGCCCTATCAGATCGTGAATAGTCAGGCGAATATCGGACTCTTCCTTGAGACTGAATCCGATGCGAACCTGTGAATTGAAGGGGTTGGGAAAGGGGGACAGCGCGAATTGCATGGTGAGGAGAGGTTCGGCGGTAACGCCTAAGTCAATATCGACCTGACGATAGCAAATCAATGTTCGCTGCGTCAAGACGATCCACTCCGTCTCACCATCCCGGTCATCATCCACTTCAAGGATTTGTAATGGCGTAACCGGGAATTGGTAAGGAGAAGATACAAATTC from Calditrichota bacterium harbors:
- a CDS encoding T9SS type A sorting domain-containing protein, coding for MSKVFNEVGIQSAYCGTVGHGDGGYLLAGEWNGFAHILRIDDEGEIVWEMNFSDWNARDFWGIKKFGDQEYILAGTRRVNGGDVLVVKINENGEIIWITSYGTDRSEYGWGLCIDSEENIVIAAQRGTFDRGYNALLLKVSADGDSLWMREYEPDVSEGLTEVVEVPGGYVAGGLSGRIGPGEITRFYLLNVDYNGNRRWSRPYDELGEAALRTISYASIDRGFLLGGSNGSLGGNRNSWLLKVDRDGEVQWSMRCGGNRGGDYGITRIIELPNFSYALGATINYTDFDRDLHGSCIALIKTAPDPLAFEPVVFEPSARIYNFRDVALDSTAVWELQLRNIAPRFGMVHRGEMIEGGEAYSFDLADTSWRIYPGDSTTVQVFFHPPSEERYTGLLRIYTGTERGITDSLTVTLSGRGVPLAVPDDDGRIGIRPYALTLSPFPNPFNSYLSIYYNLPHPGWWTMRLYDSRGSEVMLLKEGYMPFGPQQFRLDSGALPSGQYLLSLQGATGVTTRRVVMTR
- a CDS encoding SDR family oxidoreductase, encoding MLLTDRVALITGAGRGIGAAIARRFAAEGAVAICADIKPEWVGEVAEDIRSAGGRSEALAFDVADKAQVDAAVDDIAKRHDRLDVLINNAGITRDNLSLRMSEEEWDSVIRVNLRGTWIPSQAVIRPMRKRRWGRIVNTSSVASLGNPGQVNYSTTKAGVIGLTRTLALELAKSGINVNCVAPGAIMTPMFEAVAEETRAKYIERIPLNRFGDPNDVANAHLFFCSSLADYITGQVLFVDGGISVGM